In a single window of the Pseudomonas oryzihabitans genome:
- the pal gene encoding peptidoglycan-associated lipoprotein Pal yields MEMLKFGKFAALALAMAVAVGCSSKGGDASGEGAGAGAGAGAVDPNAGYGANAGAVDGSMGDEAALRAITTFYFEYDSSDLKPEAMRALDVHARDLKASGQRVVLEGHTDERGTREYNLALGERRAKAVQRYLVLQGVSPAQLELVSYGKERPVAVGHDEASWAQNRRVELKK; encoded by the coding sequence ATGGAAATGCTGAAATTCGGCAAGTTCGCTGCACTGGCTCTGGCCATGGCCGTCGCCGTGGGCTGTTCCTCCAAGGGCGGCGACGCCTCCGGTGAAGGCGCTGGTGCTGGCGCTGGCGCCGGTGCTGTCGACCCGAACGCTGGCTACGGCGCCAACGCCGGTGCCGTTGACGGCAGCATGGGCGACGAAGCCGCTCTGCGCGCCATCACCACCTTCTACTTCGAGTACGACAGCTCCGACCTGAAGCCGGAAGCCATGCGCGCTCTGGACGTTCACGCTCGCGACCTGAAGGCCAGCGGCCAGCGCGTCGTTCTGGAAGGTCACACCGACGAGCGCGGTACCCGCGAGTACAACCTGGCACTGGGCGAGCGTCGTGCCAAGGCCGTTCAGCGCTACCTGGTACTGCAGGGCGTGTCCCCGGCTCAGCTGGAACTGGTTTCCTACGGTAAAGAGCGTCCGGTTGCCGTCGGTCACGACGAAGCTTCCTGGGCTCAGAACCGTCGCGTTGAGCTGAAGAAGTAA
- the ybgF gene encoding tol-pal system protein YbgF: MSKRLQFLIALTLGVPVVAGAQVPVQDGSYGTAQSAGQAYGGAGATSAGNGAPVSGMGQLFMQLQQMQDDIARLRGQVEVQENEIRQLKQEGLDRYQDLDGRISQLSSAPANAGAGAAGGAAQGGAIAANNTPTPPASAGAPAASSEPGDPAKEKLYYDAAFDLIKAKDFDKASQAFNAFLRKYPNSQYAGNAQYWLGEVNLAKGDLQAAGQAFAKVSQAYPTSNKVPDSLYKLGGVEQKLGRTDRAKGMYQQVISQYPGTSAAQLAQRDLKSLP; this comes from the coding sequence ATGTCCAAGCGCCTGCAGTTCTTGATCGCCCTGACCCTCGGTGTACCGGTTGTCGCCGGGGCTCAGGTTCCCGTACAGGATGGTAGCTATGGCACTGCCCAGTCCGCTGGGCAGGCTTATGGCGGTGCAGGCGCGACCAGTGCCGGAAACGGGGCTCCCGTTTCCGGTATGGGTCAACTGTTCATGCAGTTGCAACAGATGCAGGACGATATCGCTCGCCTGCGTGGCCAGGTCGAGGTTCAGGAAAACGAGATCCGCCAGCTCAAGCAGGAAGGATTGGATCGTTACCAGGATCTGGATGGCCGAATTTCCCAGCTTTCTTCCGCCCCTGCCAACGCAGGTGCCGGAGCCGCTGGAGGTGCCGCCCAGGGTGGTGCCATCGCGGCCAACAACACGCCGACTCCGCCTGCCTCCGCAGGTGCACCGGCTGCCAGTAGCGAACCGGGCGATCCGGCGAAGGAAAAGCTGTACTACGACGCTGCCTTCGATCTGATCAAAGCCAAGGATTTCGACAAGGCCAGCCAGGCGTTCAATGCGTTTCTGCGCAAGTATCCCAACAGCCAGTACGCGGGCAACGCCCAGTACTGGCTGGGTGAGGTGAATCTGGCCAAGGGTGATCTGCAGGCTGCGGGTCAGGCCTTCGCCAAGGTCAGCCAGGCCTATCCCACCAGTAACAAGGTGCCGGATTCGCTGTACAAACTGGGTGGCGTCGAGCAGAAGCTCGGCCGCACCGACCGGGCCAAGGGCATGTACCAGCAGGTCATCAGCCAGTATCCCGGAACCTCCGCTGCGCAGCTGGCGCAGCGGGACCTGAAAAGCCTGCCCTAG
- the tolA gene encoding cell envelope integrity protein TolA encodes MRHRERSSSESYFWPAIWAVALHVLIFGLLFVSFAFTPELPQSRPVVQATLVQLKSKSSAQVQTEQKLAGEAKKTAAKQYEQEQLEQRRQQQEAQREAAAAKAAQQQKEAQQQAAEQKKADDARKAQQAEAAAKAAEAKAEAEKQSEAAKAAAEAKQAAEQKKQADIAKKKADEAAKQKAAEEAAKKAAAEAAKQKSAEEAKQKAAAEAAKKEAAAEAAKKKAADDAKKKAAQAAARKAAEDKKAQALAELLSDDTQRQQALAEEQGDEVASSFDDLIVRLVSEQWTRPQSARNGMSVEVQINMLPDGTITSATVTRSSGNKEFDNSAVSAVRNVGRIRELQQLDRKTFDQLYRQRRMIFKPEDLSL; translated from the coding sequence ATGCGACACCGCGAGCGTTCGTCGTCCGAAAGTTATTTCTGGCCGGCCATCTGGGCAGTCGCCCTGCATGTGCTGATCTTCGGCCTGCTGTTCGTCAGCTTCGCCTTCACGCCTGAATTGCCCCAGTCGCGCCCGGTCGTCCAGGCGACCCTGGTCCAGCTCAAATCCAAGAGCTCGGCCCAGGTCCAGACGGAGCAGAAGCTGGCCGGTGAGGCGAAGAAGACCGCGGCCAAACAGTACGAGCAGGAACAACTGGAGCAGCGTCGCCAGCAACAGGAAGCCCAGCGTGAAGCGGCGGCGGCCAAGGCGGCTCAGCAACAGAAGGAAGCCCAGCAACAGGCCGCGGAACAAAAGAAAGCCGACGACGCTCGAAAGGCGCAGCAAGCGGAAGCGGCGGCCAAGGCCGCCGAAGCCAAGGCTGAGGCTGAGAAACAGTCCGAAGCCGCCAAGGCGGCCGCAGAAGCCAAGCAGGCCGCCGAGCAGAAGAAGCAGGCGGACATCGCCAAGAAGAAGGCCGACGAAGCTGCCAAACAGAAGGCAGCCGAGGAAGCGGCGAAGAAAGCCGCAGCAGAAGCGGCCAAGCAGAAGTCGGCGGAAGAAGCCAAACAGAAAGCTGCGGCCGAAGCTGCCAAGAAGGAAGCGGCAGCGGAAGCGGCGAAGAAGAAAGCGGCTGACGACGCCAAGAAGAAGGCCGCCCAGGCGGCTGCTCGCAAGGCAGCGGAAGACAAGAAGGCGCAGGCACTGGCCGAGCTGTTGTCCGATGATACCCAGCGGCAGCAGGCACTGGCCGAAGAGCAGGGCGACGAAGTGGCATCGAGCTTCGATGATCTGATCGTGCGTCTGGTCAGCGAGCAGTGGACGCGTCCGCAGTCGGCGCGCAATGGCATGAGCGTCGAGGTGCAGATCAACATGCTGCCGGATGGCACCATTACCAGCGCGACGGTGACCCGCTCCAGTGGCAACAAGGAATTCGATAATTCAGCGGTGTCGGCCGTGCGTAACGTCGGTCGTATCCGTGAGCTGCAGCAGCTGGATCGCAAGACCTTCGACCAGCTGTACCGCCAGCGCCGCATGATCTTCAAACCGGAGGACCTGAGTCTGTGA
- the tolB gene encoding Tol-Pal system beta propeller repeat protein TolB, producing MNTLIRYILLGLVLVVGSAQAADPLVISSGSDRAIPIAVVPFGWQGGQPLPEDLANIVSDDMRNSGVFSPIPRQNMLSQPTQASEVIFRDWKALGANYVLVGSVVPNGGRLQIQYALFNVSTEQQVLTGNVGGSTDQLRDMAHFISDQAYEKLTGVKGAFSTRILYVTAERFSATNTRYTLQRADYDGARSVTLLQSREPILSPRFAPDGKRIAYVSFEQQRPRIFMQYIDTGRREQLTNFEGLNGAPAFSPDGNRLAFVLSKDGNPEIYVMDLGSRAIRRVTNDSSIDTEPFWGKDGQTIYFTSDRSGKPQIYKTGVNGGGAERVTFVGNYNANPKLSADEKTLVMVHRQEGFTNFQIAAQDLQRGSVRVLSNTSLNDSPTVAPNGTMLIYATRQQDRGVLMLVSINGRVRIPLPTAQGDVREPSWSPYLN from the coding sequence GTGAACACCCTGATCCGTTACATTCTGCTGGGCCTGGTCCTGGTGGTGGGCTCCGCCCAGGCGGCCGATCCGCTGGTGATTTCCAGCGGTAGTGATCGCGCCATCCCGATCGCCGTCGTGCCCTTCGGGTGGCAGGGTGGTCAGCCGCTGCCCGAAGACCTGGCCAACATCGTCAGCGATGACATGCGCAATTCGGGCGTGTTCTCGCCGATTCCGCGCCAGAACATGCTGAGTCAACCGACCCAGGCCAGCGAAGTCATCTTCCGTGACTGGAAAGCCCTGGGCGCCAACTACGTGCTGGTCGGCAGCGTCGTGCCCAATGGTGGTCGGCTGCAGATCCAGTACGCGCTGTTCAACGTCTCCACCGAGCAGCAGGTCCTCACTGGCAATGTCGGCGGCAGCACCGATCAGCTGCGCGACATGGCGCATTTCATCTCCGACCAGGCCTATGAAAAGCTGACCGGCGTGAAGGGTGCCTTCTCGACGCGCATCCTCTATGTCACCGCCGAGCGCTTCTCCGCGACCAATACCCGCTACACCCTGCAGCGCGCCGACTACGACGGTGCTCGCTCGGTAACCCTGCTGCAGTCTCGCGAGCCGATCCTGTCGCCGCGCTTCGCGCCGGATGGCAAGCGCATCGCCTATGTCTCCTTCGAGCAGCAGCGTCCGCGCATCTTCATGCAATACATCGATACGGGTCGTCGCGAGCAGCTGACCAACTTCGAAGGCCTCAACGGTGCCCCGGCGTTTTCGCCTGATGGCAATCGCCTGGCATTCGTGCTGTCCAAGGACGGCAACCCCGAGATCTACGTGATGGACCTGGGATCCCGTGCCATCCGTCGTGTGACGAATGACTCCTCCATTGATACCGAGCCGTTCTGGGGCAAGGATGGTCAGACCATCTACTTCACCTCCGACCGCTCCGGCAAGCCGCAGATTTACAAAACCGGCGTTAATGGCGGAGGCGCTGAGCGCGTGACTTTCGTCGGCAACTACAACGCCAACCCGAAACTTTCGGCGGACGAAAAGACCCTGGTCATGGTGCATCGTCAGGAAGGTTTCACTAACTTCCAGATCGCTGCTCAGGACCTTCAACGCGGCTCTGTTCGGGTACTTTCCAACACCAGCCTGAACGACTCGCCCACTGTTGCGCCCAATGGCACCATGCTAATCTACGCCACCCGCCAGCAGGACCGAGGCGTACTGATGCTTGTATCCATCAATGGTCGCGTCCGGATTCCTCTTCCCACCGCCCAGGGTGATGTGCGCGAGCCTTCCTGGTCTCCTTACCTGAACTGA